A window of Saimiri boliviensis isolate mSaiBol1 chromosome 1, mSaiBol1.pri, whole genome shotgun sequence genomic DNA:
CAGGGAATGAGGGTGTTTAGGAAGGCAGCAAGAACAGGAAGTTGCAGAACCCAGGTGAAAATCCATACAGGAAGGCTCACAGCAGCCTGTGAAGATGGAGGGATCAACAGTATCAGCACAGGACCAAGAAGGGGAAGACCCTTGATGACAACTGGCTTGTCTGATCAGCAAGTGATCTGTGACCTTGATCACAGGGCAGTAGAAGCCCTACTGCAGGCAGTTAGGAAGAGGATGGCAGTGAGGAATGGGATGGAGACCCCACATGGTAGGAGAAGGGTGACAGGAAGCCAGAGATGGAGGGGCAGCAGGAGTTGAAGGTGAGGAGGGTTGGGATGCTCGAattggtggaggggtggggggacCTTGTGCCGTAAGGGGTGTGGGGAGGATGGATAATAAAGCACTTGGGGTGAAGGTGGGGCAGGGACACTTTCTGGAAGCCCACCCCACCTTTAATAGGTCTGAGAAAAAGACCTAAGTGCCTGGAATAGTAGGGATAGAAGGATGTGATGCAGAAATCAGGACAGAACAAACAGTGACACATGCAATGTCATTAGGTGGAGTGATGTCTTGGTCACTGCAACATGGTAACGATAGTCCCAGCCTGTGTGGGGATGCAGtctgcaaaaaatgaaaataagcatcTTCTTCAACTTTTACACTCAAGTGTACAGCTTGATGATTATTTACATATGTACACAACTGTATAAACACCACTCAGAGCAGATATAGAACATTCTCCACATCACATAAAGCTGCCTCCTGCCTCTTCATGTAGCCCCGAGCGGGGGACCTCTATGCCAACTTCTTCATTATCAATTGTGTATGTTCTTGAACTCCATCTCTCTGGAATCCTAAAGCATGCACTctttggtctggcttctttcatgtaaCATAATATTGGATGAACTCATCCATGTCACTCTGTGTACCAatagttcattttcttattgctgGGTAGATTCTATCATTGTAACCATTCTACCGTTGATGAGCACTTGGGTCGTTTTCAGGTTGGAACCAttacaaataaaagtaattaCGCACCCTCCTCTTTAAAAACCGACAtcttattctctctccctcttgctcaTATACAGGCCCTCCCACAGGTGCGAAAGCAGCCCAGCCTCCTCTGGGAGGTCTCCCCTTGCCCCCTCGATGCGAATTTCCTCATGGCTGGGGGATGTGAGCTCCGGACTGGGAGCTGGGGTGGAAGCAGCGATACCCTCTTCCTAAGACTCATCCTCTCTTCCAGCCTCCTCACCCCGGGCCGCCCTGAGCCTTCCTGACCCCGCAGTGGGGCTCGCCCGCGGCCCCCCATGAGCGCTCCCGGCTGACCGGCGAGGGGGGCCGCGGTGGAGCCTGCGTGCCGCGGGGGCAGCGGGGCCATGGCCTCGCTAGACCTGCCGTACCGCTGCCCCCGCTGCGGGGAGCACAAGCGCTTCCGGAGCTTGTCGTCGCTGCGCGCGCACCTGGAGTACAGCCACACCTACGAGACGCTCTACATCCTCTCCAAGACCAACAGCATCTGCGACGGCGCCGCCGCGGCCGCGGCCGCTGCTGCCGCCGCCTCGGGCTTCCCGCTGGCGCCCGAGCCCGCCGCCCTGCTGGCCGTGCCCGGCGCCCGGCGCGAGGTCTTCGAGAGCACGTCTTTCCAGGGCAAGGAGCAGGCGGCCGGGCCGTCGCCCGCGGCGCCTCACCTgctgcaccaccaccaccaccacgcgCCCCTCGCCCACTTCCCCGGAGACCTGGTGCCCGCCAGCCTGCCCTGCGAGGAGTTGGCCGAGCCGGGCCTCGtgcccgccgccgccgcgcgcTACGCGCTGCGCGAGATCGAGATCCCGCTGGGGGAGCTGTTCGCCCGCAAGTCCGTGGCGTCCTCGGCGTGCTCGACGCCGCCACCTGGGCCCGGCCCCGGCCCCTGCTCCGGGCCGGCCTCCGCCTCCCCCGCGTCCCCCTCACCTGCGGATGTGGCCTATGAAGAGGGCCTGGCGCGCCTCAAGATCCGCGCGCTGGAGAAGCTGGAGGTGGACCGGCGGCTGGAGCGGCTGAGCGAGGAGGTGGAGCAGAAGATCGCGGGTCAGGTGGGCCGGCTGCAGGCCGAGCTGGAGCGCAAGGCGGCTGAACTGGAGACCGCGCGGCAGGAGAGTGCGAGGCTCGGGCGCgagaaggaggagctggaggagcgCGCGTCTGAGCTCTCGCGCCAGGTGGACGTGAGCGTGGAGCTGCTGGCTTCGCTCAAGCAGGACCTGGTGCACAAGGAACAGGAGCTGAGCCGCAAGCAGCAGTGAGTAGACCCTCGAGTCCTGTAGGTGGTTGTGCCCGTCCAGTCACTGTGCCACCACAATCACCGTGGGCGTGCCTGAGTGTGTCTATGTATGTAGTTATGGCTTTGTAACAGATCTATGGCCACAAGCATGCAGTGTTGGTGTGTGGGGCCAAGAGTGTCACGATGATGGGTGCTTGGTACTGTGAGGACATGGCAGTGTGACCCTGTGCCTCTTTGTGAAGACTGtgcctttctccttctctgtcctAGACAAGCCAACTCTTGCATTTTGGCACCAGATCCTCTTCCCTTTTGCTTTCCTAAAGACGTAGCTCAACTCTTCCCCTCTCCATCatgagattttctgtttctgcagatCATTCCTAAAAGCATAAAGACATGATGTCATTTCTCCCATCTGCCTTAACCCTCTTCCCCTTAAGCTACTGCCCCTTTTCTCTCCGCCTTACAGAAAACTCCATGTATTTGTTTATACATCTTGTCTCCAActtctttccttactttctctTGAACCCAGTCTGATCGCATTCCCACCTCTACCAGGGTCCCTGGTAGAGAGACCTTCCTGTTGCTAAAGCCAAACCATCATCTTACTTGGCATATTGGCAGCGTTTGACACAGATGACCCCTGACATGCCTTCTCTACCTGCCTTTTGGGACACTCTTGGATTTCCTATCTTTTTGTCTCAATCTTCTTCATTTCTCTGGTCCTTAAATGTAGGATTATGAACTACAGATGGCTCCTGACTTACAATGGTTTgacacaatttttttattttctgatgctACCAAAGCACCACACAGTCATTAGAAACTATActgtatgaaaatgaaaaacagtatgaacaATCATACTTTTTTTAGTACAGTAtccaataaattacatgagatattcaacactttttttcataaaatagacTTTGTGTTCAGTGAATTTGTCTAACTGTAGGCTAATATAAGTGCTCTGAGCACAAGTAAGGTAAGCCAGGCTAAGCACTGATGTTCAGAAGTAggttaaatgtattaaatacacGTTTGACtgatgatattttcaacttattatGGGCTGATGGGGATGTAACCCCATTGTAAGCCAAAGAGCATTTGTATATAGATATTATTTATATGTCCCCATTGTGATATAAACTCCATAAAGGCAGGAGTTgttcactgctgtttccccaatacctagaacagtgcctggcacctagaaggtgctcaataaatgttgaatggaCACACAAACAACCGGGAATGCAATTGGGAGTAAGTACACATGTGATTCTAAGTGTGCATGTGTTCATGAACTCCTACAAGTTGGTGCAAACTCTCAGTATGCTTCCACATTTGAGTGTATTCCTCTGCGTGTTGATGTGACTTAGCGTATATTTTTGAATGTTCCTGAAAGTGTATTTGACTATGTCGGTGGTACTGTGCCCCCATGGTTCTTTGCGTGTCTCACACTTGAGCACGTGTCCGAGCTGGAACATGATGTGAGTATAGAAACATGAATGTGTGGGGCTGTGCCTGGGGCTGTGTAATGGGGCTCTGTGTGGGGATATGTGACATGGCTGGTGACTCATAAGTGTGTGCCTAGGAGTGTGCTGTGTTGGGATGCTGGGTACTGaagggcatgtgtgtgtgtctgaacaTGTCTGTGTTTATGAGAGAGATGTCTGGTTATGGCATATGGATGTACATGGGGTACATGTgtgtggggctgtgtgtgtgcctggagtGATTGTGTGGAACTGAGTATGCCTGAGTATTTCTGTGGAGAGCAGGGTGTGTAGTTGCATGTCTTGTGTTGGGTGGGTAGGGTGTGAGTGTGTAGCTCCGAGTACAATGTGCATGCGTGCATTTCTGTTCTGTGTCATCGTGTGGGGCCGTGTGCTTGGCCTGTTCTGCAGAAACCCATGTGACCATAGGCAGACACCGCAGGCAGCTGTGCAGGTGTCTCCCTGCACTGGCTGGGCTCTCCTTCGGAGGGGATGTGGGCAGGCAGGCCAAGGCTCTGGGGTAAGAGACTGCTCTGGGCCCAGGGAGGTGGTGCAGATTGACCAGTTCCTGAAGGAGACAGCGGCGCGGGAGGCCAGCGCCAAGCTGCGGCTGCAGCAGTTCATTGAGGAGCTCCTTGAGCGGGCTGACCGTGCCGAGCGGCAGCTGCAGGTCATCAGCAGCAGCTGTGGCAGCACGCCCAGCGCCAGCCTGGGCcgtggaggtgggggaggtggcGCTGGCCCCAATGCCCGGGGCCCAGGCAGAATGGTGAGTGCCCACATGCCTTCCCTCCTTTGTCTGCACACCTGGCCCCCCGCAACCTCACCTTTCACATGGCCAGACCTCTCCCCATGATGCCCCATCTGCCCCTTCTTTGGCTTTTCCTCCATGAGCAGATGCTGGGAACAGGGGAGCCCCTCTGATTCGGCAGGAGTGCCAGTGGCAGCCCCTAAGGCTGTAGGGAGATGTGATCCAGTGGCCCCAGCCCTCAGCAGCTATCTCTGCCCATCCCTGCAAATGAGAGCCCAGGAGCCACTAGCTGGGGTTCAGGGTGCTGGGTGGATGTGGGGAGGCGGCTGGTGAGCCTGCCTCTCTGGGCTGTCTGTCTGTCCATTTGTCCATCTTTCCcaacttttttccttctctctcctcccctcctctccatctTTTACCGTTTCCCCTGCTATTCCTGCTCATCCTCTTGGCTCCTCTGCCCCTTCCTTTACCTCCCACTCTTGGGGCCCACAGCGAGAACACCACGCAGGCCCGGCCATGCCTAGCACATATGCAGTGTCACGGCATGGCTCCTCTCCCAGCACAGGGTAAGCCTCGGGCCCAGCCCACCCCATGCAGTCTACCCTCGCCCTGGAAAGATCCGCTGGCCTGTCTGGGGCTTGTGTCAtcctctgcccctcccctccctggctCACCTGTGTCTGCCTTTCCTCACCCAGAGGGGGCTTTTGGAAAGCAGGGCGGGTGGGTTGCCCTTGGCTGATGGTAGGGACAGAGTGGGGAGTTTGGGCAGGCCTGGGGCCTCTCACCCCTTACTGTGCGGTCCACCCTGCCTCAGGGCCTCCAGCCGTGTGCCAGCCGCATCCCAGAGCTCAGGCTGCTATGACAGTGACAGTCTGGAGCTGCCCAGACCAGAGGAGGGGGTCCCTGAGGACAGTGGCCCTGGGGGCTTGGGCACACGGGCCCAGGCTGCCAATGGGGGCTCAGAACGGTCCCAGCCCCCTCGCAGCTCAGGCCTGCGGCGCCAGGCCATCCAGAACTGGCAGCGCAGACCCCGCCGACACAGCACCGAGGGGGAAGAGGGTGATGTCTCTGACGTGGGCTCCCGAACCACTGAGTCAGAGGCCGAGGGCCCGCTGGATGTGCCCCGCTCCGGGCCTGCTATGGCTGGACCATTGAGCAGCTGCCGGCTCTCAGGTAAGTCCTGGAAGGGTGGGCAGGGAGACACAGGACTGAAACAGTGAATTTCCTGGGCTCCTGCACCGCCCCCTTTCCCCAGACTTGCCCACCCTCCTACATAGCGCCTTTCAAGCCTGGGGCAGGAACTTTTTGACAGGGCAGGGCTGCAGTGGCACAAGTATACTCAGATTGTCTGTTGCACAAGGATGCCACATCCAGCCGGGGGAGTGGTCCATTCACCTGGTAGGCTCATTAACATTTACAGGAGAGCAGTTGAGTGTTGCCTCCAAACTCTGAAGCCCCTGGTGCAGTGGGGGAGGCCCCGCATATGTGTGGGTGGGTTGGAGATGAGAGGGTTAGGGTCAGGGGTGTAGCTGCACCCCATGTTCTAGGCAGCCCCATGCCTGCCCTCTGTTTTCAGAGGCCTGGTTTATACTCCAGCACCCCCCAACTCCTTTCCCTCTCCAAATCTGATGCATTACCTCATGTAGAGGGTGAGTTTGAGTGATATATAACCTTAAAAAGAAGGTTTACATAAGGTACACCTTTTTGTAATGTGTAAAATTAGAGATGCGGTACTTCCAAGGACAAGGATGGAGAGGCCCCTTTTCCTTCCCCCCCCAGGCCCTGGTACCCCAGCATGCCCATTCCTCTGCAGCTCCCACCCTGCCCCAGCTCCCCACACACTTCCCTACACCAGCCTTGACCCTCCGCTCTCACTTTTGAACCCCTGGTATTCTGCAGCCCGCCCCGAGGGAGGCAGTGGGCGGGGTCGGCGAGCAGAGAGGGGCAGCCCCTCACGCTCCAATGAGGTCATCAGCCCCGAGATCCTGAAGATGCGAGCCGCCCTCTTCTGCATCTTCACCTACTTGGACACGCGCACACTGCTGCATGCTGCCGAGGTCTGCCGGGACTGGCGCTTCGTGGCCCGCCACCCTGCAGTCTGGACAAGGGTGCTGCTTGAGAATGCCCGTGTCTGCTCCAAGGTGCCTGCCCCGCCTGTCTTCTGTTCCCTGCTTGAAGCCACCTTTCCCCCGGGTAGAATCTGACCCCTCAAGGTCTGGTCTTTGCAACCCTTACAACACTAGTGCCAACCTGGCTTGTCTGAAATGCTCTCATGGGGCCTTCTATCCCGGGGCTGGCCCACCTCCAGCCAACCGAGTTCAGATCCCTTCATCTCCAAGTACCCTTCCCCGCCCCTGCAGTTCCTGGCAATGCTGGCTCAGTGGTGCACCCAGGCTCACTCTCTGACACTGCAGAACTTGAAGCCCCGGCAGCGGGGAAAGAAGGAGAGCAAGGAGGAGTATGCCCGGAGTACCCGGTGAGGCCTGCagtgggtgggtggtgggtgcTGTTGGGCCACAGACCTAGAGTTAAGTAAGGATGTTTCCCAGAGGAGGAGGTGGCCAGCTCTCTGAGTTTCTTGTCATCCCCAGGGGCTGCCTGGAAGCTGGGCTGGAGTCCCTGCTGAAGGCAGCTGGGGGGAACCTGCTGATCCTGCGTATCTCCCACTGTCCAAACATCCTCACCGACCGCTCACTCTGGCTGGCCAGCTGCTACTGCCGTGCGCTGCAGGCTGTCACCTATAGGTGGGTCCACCCGACTAGAAGCATGGCCCATGCCCTCTCAGCCCAGGGTCCTACAAGATCCCAAGGTGCTGCATAGTCTCCGCCAGGGTTCTCAAGCAAAGGGACCCAAGAGCTCTATGGCTGAAGGGAAGGAAGCCTCAGCAAGAGCAGAGGCCACCAGAGTGGGCAACTCCAGCTTTGtcttgtatcttttctttttatttatttatttattttttgaaatagagatggggtctcgccgtATGGCCCAGGCTGATCAAGAACTCCTGGGTTCTGGTGGTCCCCGaccctggccttggcctcccaaagtgttgggattactggtataAGCCACCCTGCCGGCCAACCAGCAGTTTTGTGTTTTCACAGGAGTGCCACAGACCCTGTGGGCCACGAGGTCATTTGGGCCCTGGGAGCAGGCTGCAGAGAGATCGTCTCCCTCCAAGTGGCGCCACTTCACCCCTGGTGAGCCCTGGCAGGTttgtggggtgggagaggggaCACAGTTGTTCCTGGTCTGGGGCTGAGGACTGAGCAGATCAGAGCCCATTCCACAAGCTATTAGGACAGATTCATGCACATTAATCTGTCCATTGAGGCCTTAGGAGAAGGGCTTTAAAATCAGACCtggttggccaggtgcagtggctcatacctgtaatcccagcactttggaaggctgaggtgggcagatcacctgaggtcaggagttcaagaccagcctaaccaacagggaaaaaacctgtctctactaaaaatgcaaaattagtcgggcatggtggtgcgtgcctgtaatcccagctacacagaaggctgaggcaggagaatcacttgaacccaggaggcagaggttgcagtgagccgagatcgcaccattgcactggtgaaactctgtctcaaaaaataataataattaaataataataaataaataaaatcagacttGGGGTTATGTCCTGGCTTACTGGCAGTGTCACCTTGGGCATCCCAATCATGTCTTAGTTTCTCAAACTGCAAAGTAAAGGTGGTATTAGGAACTGTGGACCTTATTAGGGCTGTTACTAGCCCAGATGAGATCAAGTACGCAAAGCCTGCAGAGTCCACAGTAATTGTTAAGTAAACACTAGCTAAAAATCACCAGTACTGTTTGACATATGAAAGGCGGTTCAGGGAGGTCGGTGTATAAGAGCCAGTTGTTGGAGACTCCAGCTTATGAAATCCTTTCTCACTCTGCCTGGAGTTCCTCAAACACACCAGGCTCTTTTGCTCCACACACTTTGCCTCTCTCCACACGACAGCTCTTCCCAGTCATTCAGTGTGCCTTCTGTAATACCCTTGGGAGAGTGTGTCACTACttgcctgcctccatctccactgCACCTTGCCCTGACCCCTCTGTCATTGACTTTGCAGGACCATCCCTGACTCCTCTGCCCTCATCTCATCTGCCAAGTCCTGCAGATTCTGATTCCCAagcactctttttcttttccttttttcagacagagtctcgctgtgtcacccaggttagagggtagtggtacaatctcggctcactgcaacctccacctcccaggttcaggtgatcctcctgcctcagcctcctgagtagctgggactataagcatgggccaccatgcccagctaatttttgtatttttagtagaaatgggctttcaccatgttggccaggctggtcttgatctcctggcctcaggtgatctgcctgccccagcctcccaaagtgctgggattacaggcatgagccaccacgcctggcactaCTTTGCAATAATTTATTTCCATCTCCTCCGCTAGACTGGTGGTTCTCAAGGCAGAATCTAAGAATGTCCATTTCTGTATCCCTGCTACCAAGTGGATAATAGATGCCAGAGAGATATCTATTGCCAGGGCAAATGTTGAGGGATGAAGTATTCAGGGAAATGGCAAGTTTGGTGTGAATGGGAAGGAAAGTTGGGGCAATCAGGAAGGGCCTTGCTATGGACTTCAggttttttgcattttatctaGAAAGTACTGGAAGCTATTTGGGGGGATTTTAGATTTTAAGAAAGGGATTAAGATCAGATTGGTAATGTTCTATGCCCCCCACCACTCCTGCCACCAGATAGACTGTCCACTCTTTGAGGGTAGGGACCCTGCCTGTGTTGTCACCACTGCACCTCCAGGACCTAGCTCAGTTGTTCTAGACTTGATAACCATTTGCTGAATGGTGGCATGAATGGATGTAGGAATGAGGGGCTTCCGGTCTGCAGTGTGAAGGATGACATGACAAGGAGACTAGTACTAACCCAGAGAATGCCAATGGTGGTCTGAACTGTGGGTTCAAGAGTATTTGAGGtcggctcagtggctcatgcctgtaatcccaggactttgggaggccaaagggggcaGATctcatgaggacaggagtttgagaccagcctggtcaacatggtgaaaccccatttctactaaaaatattttttaaaaagccgggcatggtggcacacgcctgtagtcccagctacttgggagcctgaggcaggagaatcgcttgaacccaggaggcagaggttgcagtgagccaaaatcacaccactgcattcaagcctgggtgacagagtgagaccctttatcaaaaaaaaaaaaaaaaaagagtgcttggGAATCAGAATCTGCAGGACTTAGCAGATGAGATGAGGGCAGAGCAGTCAGGGATAATCCTGGTTTTCTGACTTGACCAGCTGGGTTGTTGGAGGAACACTTGCCTCAGTCAGGGAGGGGTCCCACAGGAGGAGCATGCTGGGGTGTCAGGCATCCAGAGACTTCTCTGATAACTCCCCCTTCCCATTCTCCAGCCAGCAGCCCACGCGCTTCAGTAACCGCTGCCTGCAGATGATTGGTCGCTGTTGGCCCCACCTGCGGGCCCTGGGGGTCGGGGGTGCCGGCTGTGGGGTACAGGGCCTGGCATCACTCGGTGAGTCTTTCCTTGGACTGAGTCGGGTAGTGAGAAGCAGGCTTGGGTGCAGTGCTACCCTGTGAAATCCCACAGGGGATTAGGGCTGCGGCCTAGGTGGTGGCAGGGGACCCAGGGTGCTGCCCGCAGGGGTGACCTGGGGAGTTTGTCAGCAGGATCCCTCTGCTTCCTCTTTCTAGCGAGAAACTGCATGCGGCTGCAGGTCCTGGAGCTTGACCATGTGTCAGAGATCACCCAGGAGGTGGCCGCAGAGGTCTGCCGTGAAGGCCTGAAGGGACTGGAGATGCTGGTGCTCACAGCCACCCCTGTCACCCCTAAGGCCCTGCTGCACTTCAACAGTGAGCAATGGGGGAATGCAGGGCAGGGTATGACTGTCACCTGTCATGGGGCTCTGTCAGCAGGTAGCCTATCACTGGTGCAGATGGATCAGGGCCTCCAGCCAAGGGCAGAGGCAAGGGGACAGGTTAAGAACACCgggtctgggccgggcgcggtggctcaagcctgtaatcccagcactttgggaggccgaggcgggcggatcacaaggtcaagagatcgagaccatcctggtcaacatggtgaaactccatctctactaaaatacaaaaaattagctgggcatggtggcgcgtgcctgtaatcccagctactcaggaggctgaggcaggagaattgcctgaacccaggaggcggaggttgtggtgagccgagatcatgctattgcactccagcctgggtaacaagagcgaaactccgtctcaaaaaaaaaaaaaaaaaaaaacaccggaTCTGGAGCTCGACTGACCTAGGTCCCACATCTGGCTCTGCTACTTATTAGCTCAGTGACATTGGGCAAGTTACTATACCTCTCCAAGTCCCATCTTCTAAGCTGACTTTCTAGGATGcgtgagaggattaaatgagatgatatgtGGAAGCCCCCCCAGGACAGTTCTCAGGGTGAGGACTCCTCTCTCCCTGGACTCCCGATCATGTCTCCTTGGCTTCCACACCTTTCAAACCACCCACTCCACCCTCAGTCACTCCTCCACCTGCACTGAGGACATGGCACCCAGTGTGGGCTGCTCCTGCCCAAGGAGACCACCAGCCGGGACCCTTTGGCTCCTGGGAGGACCCCATGCCGACTACGCCAACATGCCTTGACCTTCTTTCCAAGACCTTCTTCCCCCTTCAGCCACATGGCACGCCCTGGACCACCAGAACTAACtgctcagcctccagaatcaGGACCTCCCAGTGCTTCTCAGCCACCTGACCTTCCTCCACCTCTCCCTACTTCATGCCCTTAAGTCCTCTGTTCCCCAGTGTTTGCCCCACCTCCGCCTCctttgtgctccagcctggaccaaCAAGCCTCACCTCAGCCACTCTGTTCCTTGTCATTCATACCAGACCATGGTACAGCTTCCCCCTCTGTCAGGGAAGTTTCCAGAGCCCTTCGACAGCTGGCCACTGCCCACTCACCCTCCCAGAGGCCACTGCAGCCCCTCCGGTGCCTCAGCCCCATCTACCTCTCCCTGCATTCGGTCGCCAGCTCCCAGATGGCATGGGTCTGCTGTCCTGTCATATTCCTGGTGGCTGGCACATGATTGTCTGATTTCATTAATTAgtgagaggagaggaggcagctCCATTGTCCAAGCCCAACACGCCCCCTGCCTTGCCCACCTTTTCTCAGGCATCTGTCGGAACCTCAAGTCCATTGTGGTCCAGATTGGGATTGCAGATTATTTCAAAGAACCCAGCAGTCCTGAGGCCCAGAAGCTGTTTGAAGACATGGTGACAAAACTCCAGGTGAGGGGTCAGCTCTGAGGCTGCCCAAGACCCCTAGTGGCATCCCTAGACTGGGGCCGGTGACCTGGGTGAGTGTGGCAGGAGGGACCCACCTGCCTGGCACAGAGGGAGAACTAACCCAGGGTTCTGTCCACAGGCCCTACGACGGAGGCCCGGCTTCTCTAAAATTCTGCACATCAAGGTGGAAGGCGGCTGCTAACCCGGGTAGGGGGCGGCAGGGCCCCTGCCAGCCCCACATCAGGGCACTCTCTTTGGACCTTGGAGGGACCCTGGTTTGGACTAGACCTTTGGAGGCCGCGTGTTATCCCTGGCTTCCAGGGGAGACTGACAAGTCTCCTGTCCTCCTGGAGCAGTGGAGCAACAGGCCTGACCCAGGGCACTGCCTCCCCAGTACAGGGGCTCGGACAGAAGCTGCCCTCTGACCCCAACCCTACCCCAGCTGGAGCAGCCTCTGGCACAGCCAGTGAGGATCTGTCACCACCAGCGTCTGGTGTTATCACCTGCAGGATCTGCAATAACCACCCAGTGGCTCCTCAGCTGTTCCGGCTGGCCTCTCCTTCCCGAGGCCCAGCCTCCTGGTCAGGAGCCTCTGGGGCCAAGGTCAGCGGGGGCTCCACAAGGCAGCTCAGACTTGGCAAGGAGGGCTCTTCTCCCCAATCCTGCCCCAGCTTCTGGGGGCACCCCCTTTAGACAGCCTGCCTAGGCTCTGGATCTACATTTTCTGGCGATACTACAGGCAGACCTAGGAGCCTGGGCACGTGGTCAGCCAAAAGCTGGGGGCAGCAGTACAATGGGGTAGTGGGGGTGGGTTTGGAAAGGAAACAGTCACCCAGAACTTCTCCCCAGGATGAGACCACCCTTCCAAGGTGGGGGATTGCCAGGGAGAAAAAACCTATTTATTGCTATAAGACAAGATACTTCCTCTCAGCCCCACACCCCGCCGCACACCAGAGCTAAATTCAGAGCTGAAAGGTGCATGTTTCTATACCTACACTCATTCTGAGGAACCCTCCAGAGGGTGAGGGTCCCATCCCCAGGCAGCCTTGTCACAGTGAGTAGTTCCTGTCCTCAAGGAATTTCTTTCTAATCCAGGTGCTTGGGCAGGAACCTGATGGCCTTTGGGTCACCAGGGCTGTCTGGGAGGGAGGTACGGGGCCACCCTCTGTGCTGAGGCCTTGGAGGAAGCCAGGAGGAGGGTGGCTTGCTTTGCTTCCTTGTCTAATTAGCTTGCTTGAAGATGTGGCCTTGGCAGGGAGCCAGACCCATGGGGCCAAGAAGAGGAAGAGCATCCTCCACAGACTCactctccctcctcagtctccatAGGCCCGGCCGGCTGAGTGAGGGCTGCGTTGGAGTCTTCTGCCTAGGGGCAGTGCTGAACCTGGGCTGGAGCCACTTGGCTTAGAAGCCACAGGATGCCAGTGGGGCTTTTCACTGGCCTTTGCAGTCCC
This region includes:
- the FBXO41 gene encoding F-box only protein 41 codes for the protein MASLDLPYRCPRCGEHKRFRSLSSLRAHLEYSHTYETLYILSKTNSICDGAAAAAAAAAAASGFPLAPEPAALLAVPGARREVFESTSFQGKEQAAGPSPAAPHLLHHHHHHAPLAHFPGDLVPASLPCEELAEPGLVPAAAARYALREIEIPLGELFARKSVASSACSTPPPGPGPGPCSGPASASPASPSPADVAYEEGLARLKIRALEKLEVDRRLERLSEEVEQKIAGQVGRLQAELERKAAELETARQESARLGREKEELEERASELSRQVDVSVELLASLKQDLVHKEQELSRKQQEVVQIDQFLKETAAREASAKLRLQQFIEELLERADRAERQLQVISSSCGSTPSASLGRGGGGGGAGPNARGPGRMREHHAGPAMPSTYAVSRHGSSPSTGASSRVPAASQSSGCYDSDSLELPRPEEGVPEDSGPGGLGTRAQAANGGSERSQPPRSSGLRRQAIQNWQRRPRRHSTEGEEGDVSDVGSRTTESEAEGPLDVPRSGPAMAGPLSSCRLSARPEGGSGRGRRAERGSPSRSNEVISPEILKMRAALFCIFTYLDTRTLLHAAEVCRDWRFVARHPAVWTRVLLENARVCSKFLAMLAQWCTQAHSLTLQNLKPRQRGKKESKEEYARSTRGCLEAGLESLLKAAGGNLLILRISHCPNILTDRSLWLASCYCRALQAVTYRSATDPVGHEVIWALGAGCREIVSLQVAPLHPCQQPTRFSNRCLQMIGRCWPHLRALGVGGAGCGVQGLASLARNCMRLQVLELDHVSEITQEVAAEVCREGLKGLEMLVLTATPVTPKALLHFNSICRNLKSIVVQIGIADYFKEPSSPEAQKLFEDMVTKLQALRRRPGFSKILHIKVEGGC